CTTCGAGCACCTCTCTGATCTTTTTAGCAAAGATAAATCCATTCTCCTTGATTCCGGCCAGCACGATTTCGGTCTCATTAATGTTCGATTCATAAATCTGATAAGCAATTCGTTTTGTTTTGTGCTGAATTTGCTCATTGTTTAAGATAATGGTTCTTTGCATGTTTACTCAATTTCTTTTCACAAAATTAATAAAAAGTTCATTCCCAAGTCTCTGTTTTATCGAATTATAACAAGGAGACATGGTGCGCAAATGAAAACGTTTTTGAAATGCCAGGCTGTAAGCATCGGCATCACCTCCAAAAGGCGGGCCTTCATCCGTCAGGCGAAAGTCAAAAAGCAGTCCCACAAGCTTACCTCCATCTTTAAGTAAGGAATTCATTTTATTGATATAATCCATTCTTAAAGAAGGATCTAGAGCGCAAAAAAAAGTTTGCTCCAGGATCAGGTCATATTGACCCTGATGCTCAAAAAAGTTTCCCTGTACAAGATGACTATCCGGAAATTCAGGTACGCGCTTTTTAAAATTTATCAACGGCTCTTTCACCAGGTCAAGTACCGTTACATCGGTAAAACCGCTTTCAAACAGATAAGCTGCTTCATAGGCGTTTCCTGCGCCAGGAATTAAAATCGATAAATCATTGTTATCAAGCTGATCGACATAAGCTTTCAGAGGAGGGGAGACCTCCCCCATATCCCAGCCCGTTTGGTTGGAATTGTATTTCCCGGACCAGAATGAGGCATCAAAAGTCAAAATCTTCGTCGTTATAGTTATCAATGTCCCTTCGATCTTTTTTCGTGGGCCTGCCAGTTCCTTTTTTACGATAATAATCCTTGGAGTATTTCAACAATTCCTGATTTTCAAAAGCCTCCTTAGGAGTAACATCTTTTCGATAAAGATCGACAAGTTTGGCCCCGACGCGATTCTTAGGCAAATCCAGAACGATCATTTCATAATTGACCTGATTCTTTCTGATCGTCAGCTTCTCTCCATTAAAAACCTCTTTCGAGGGTTTCACGTTACTGCCATCCAGTTTTACATGTCCTTTCTTGCAAGCCTCGGTAGCTATACTTCTTGTTTTGTAGTACCGCGTGCACCATAAGTACTTGTCAATACGCATTTGTTTTAAAGTCTAAATATGAAACAAATATTAATTCAAAGAAAATAAATGATCAAAGTACATCACGTCATCGTTATCCTCGGGTGATTTAACGTCAATTCTTTTTGAATTGAGTTGAAACTTCGTCAATTCCCTTTTAGAGGAAATCCCTTCTATATCGTCAAGCGCAGCCTTCAATAAGGTTTCGTTTCTGTCACCAAAAGGTAAAATTTCATTCCAGTTCAAGGAATCATCAATTTCAATATCCGGCTCAAACCCCTGAATATAGTCACTTTGACCATCCTTGTTAAACACCTGAATACAAATTGGCTGCATTGCATATTTATGGGCCGGATTTGCATACTCTTCTCCCAGATAGTCTCTAATCTCAGGAGTATCGTATAAAGTAAGGGATCCGACATTTTTTCCTGAAGTAGTTAAACCTATCAACTTGACTGAATTCATATATGGAAGCAGACCATTAATTACCAGTTCACTTGCCGACGCAGTACTTCCGGTAGTTAACACATATAACCTGCTTAAGGTATTCAATCTATTCACAGGTTCTTCTCCAATAACCTCCAATTGGGTATTTCTAATTTGCATCACATCCTGAAACCTGTCCTCGCTATCGTACTGTGAATGTTTTGAATTAAATTTAGTCTCATACATGATTCCGGTTCCTGCCTGGGCATAGATCATACTGCCGAGATAGGTCGTAGCCTCCCCGGATCCTCCAGAGTTAAATCTCAAATCCAGTACCAATTCATCAATTCCGGCAGCCTTAAATTCTGCAAAGACAGCATTTAACTCGTCATTATAAGAATCGCTAAATTGGTTGTATAGCAAATAACCAACTTTTTTTCCTCCGATATCATTGAAGATTTTGTAATAGTGAACAGGATTAGCCGATACAACAGCCTTAGTCATCGTTATATCTTCTGTCGGGGTCAGCACACCTTCTGATTCTGATACCAGTGAAAGCGTAGCTGTTTCATTAGCCAGTTGACCATAAACAGAATTGAAATTACCAGTATTCATAACTGTACCATTAATAGCGTTTACGATATCTCCTCGTTTAAGGCCCGCAAGTTCTGCAGGTGAGTTTTGTTCCACTAAAAGAATAGATACAACAACAAATCCTCCTTCGATCTCCACCGCATTTGCTGTAAATCCGAACCGGGTCCTAATACCCTGAAAAGCATTATTCTGTTCTTCATAATCATCGATGAACCAGGAATACCTGTCCACGGCATTTGCTGCCCCAACAACGGATATATGCCTGTAACATAAATTATACATCAGATCTCTGTAATCATTATAACCATTCAAAAAGGTGTAGTAATCATCTTGATTATCATCTTTTGAGTCTGACAGGTTTGCAGAATCCTCCTGCCAGTTATACCAGGAATTTAATCCTCGCCATATAAAATCGTTAACAGGATCATTTAAGGTAACACCATTACTTCCATTACCATTTCCCGGATCAATTACAGGATCATCATCACTACAAGAGGCGACTAAGAAAGTCAAACCTAAAAAAAGGAGGAAAAATTTTTTCATTGTTTTTTGTTAAGGTTAAATAGAATTATTTCACTTCGTCATTTTCAATTTCCACAAAATATTTAATTTCATGAATTTTCATAAACGGAGATGATGCTACCTTTAGGGTTGCGCGAAAAAATCAGCATGAATATACATCTCTTTTTCGAACTTTTGATCCGGATCATCGAAATCCAGTTTTTTCGCATCTGAATGCCTTTTTACCGTTTCAGGCTTCGCAGCAAAACCCCTGATATCATCTAAAGCCGTCTTTAAAATAATTTCATTTTCATCACCAAAGGGTAGGATGTTGTCCCAGTATTGCCATTCTTTCACTTCAATATCAGGTGCAAATCCTTGCGTGTAATCACTTTCTCCAGACTTATTATAGATCTGAAATACAATGGGCTGCATGGCGTTCTTATGACTCTGATTGGTTGATTTCGCTCTAAAATCAGTTCCAGGAGAATCATAAAGCGTTATAGACCCAACATTTTTACCATAGGTACGAGTTCCTATAACCTTGACCGGCATAAAAGGTTTTAGACCGTTTATGATCATTTCACTTGCAGAAGCCGTACCTCCGGAGGCCAAGACATATAATTGATTAATCGAACTTAAGCGATTAATTGATTCCTGGCCTTCTGAATCTCCTTCTGCATTATACTTGTTTAAGGTGTTGGAAAAATTATATGCCCCGTTTGAACCGCTATGCTTTGAATTAAAGATCAATTCTGCAAAGATATCTGTACCGGCTTCCGCATATATCATACTGGCCAGAAATGTCGTTGTTTCAACAGAACCACCTCCATTCAATCGTAGATCCAAAACCAGTTCATTAATTCCTTCTGATTTAAAAAAGGCAAAAGCTTCGTTGAGCTCATCATTGTAAGAAAAACGAAAACCATTATAAACCAAATAACCAACCTTTTTTCCGCCTACATCCTCAAATACCTTATAAAAATGCACAGGGTTATCAGCTACAACCGCACGGGTGATAGTTTTGGAATCCAATTCTTTTAAGGAATTTCCTTCTATCTCTGCAATGGTAAAAGTTACAGTATTATCTGATAAAGAACTCATTACGCTACTGTAATTCGAAGTGTTAATACTTGTACCATTTAGCCCGCTGATGAGATCTCCTCGTTTCATCCCTGCTGTTCCGGCAGGAGAATCAGGAGATACAAATTCAAGATACAGGATAACGTCTCCATCATTTGTAACCTGAACAGGCTGATACCTGATACCGAAGGAGGTTGTAATACCCTGAAAAGCCTTTTCCTGAACTTCATAATCCTCTATAAACCAGGAAAACCTGTCAACTGCATTTCCATCTCCAACAACACTCCAATGTTTATAACATAGTTGATACATAAAATCTTCTGCATCGTTGTAAGAATTTAAAAATGTATGATAGTCATTTGTAATATCATCCTTGGTATCAGCAAGATTCTGAGAATCAGTTTGCCAGTTGTACCAGGAATTCATCGCCTTCCAAACAAAATCATTAATAGGTTCATTCAGGGTAACTTCCTGGCCATCACCATTTCCTCCGCCATCAATTACGGAGTCATCATCAGTACATGAGGCTATAAACATAGCCATTCCTAAAAACAGGGGCAACACTCTTTTCATTTTCAATTTTTTTATTAGCACCTCAAAAATAACGATTTTTTTACTTTTTTTTATTTTCTATGTAACAAAAGAGATGCCAAATCGTGTTAAAGGTGTAGCAGAATTTATAAATTGCTTTTTTTACTGAAATAAATGGACCAAAAAGAATTTCTAGAAACGGTTTTACCTTTTAAAGATAAGGTGTTTCGATTGGCGAAAAGACTGCTTGTGTCTTCGGATGAAGCAGAAGATGCCACACAGGAGCTGTACTTTAAATTATGGAAAAATAAAAGTAAGATTGAGCAATATGATAATGTTGAGGCTTACGCCATGATGATGACTAAGAATTATTGTCTTGACCAGTTAAAATCAAAAAGAGCATCAAATCTGACACTGGTTCACAGTAATTATAAGGACGAATCAAGCAGGGAGGAAGAAAATTTGGAATATAAAGACAGCGCAGATATTTTAAAAATAATGATGAACGATCTGCCCGCTAAACAAAGAATGATCATTCAGTTAAGAGATGTTGAGAATTATGAATTTCAGGAAATTGGAAAGATCATGAATATGGAACCTACTGCGATAAGGGTGGCCTTGTCGAGAGCGAGAAAAACATTAAGAGAAAAATTTATTAAAAAACAGAATTATGGAATTGGCTAAAATTGAAAAATTACTGGAAAAATATTTTGAAGCTGAAACCTCATTAAAAGAGGAGGCAATTCTAAAGAATTTCTTTAACCAGGAGGACGTACCGGCACATTTAGCAGAGCATAAGGAAATGTTCAATTT
This DNA window, taken from Lutimonas zeaxanthinifaciens, encodes the following:
- a CDS encoding RNA polymerase sigma factor: MDQKEFLETVLPFKDKVFRLAKRLLVSSDEAEDATQELYFKLWKNKSKIEQYDNVEAYAMMMTKNYCLDQLKSKRASNLTLVHSNYKDESSREEENLEYKDSADILKIMMNDLPAKQRMIIQLRDVENYEFQEIGKIMNMEPTAIRVALSRARKTLREKFIKKQNYGIG
- a CDS encoding methyltransferase domain-containing protein, coding for MITITTKILTFDASFWSGKYNSNQTGWDMGEVSPPLKAYVDQLDNNDLSILIPGAGNAYEAAYLFESGFTDVTVLDLVKEPLINFKKRVPEFPDSHLVQGNFFEHQGQYDLILEQTFFCALDPSLRMDYINKMNSLLKDGGKLVGLLFDFRLTDEGPPFGGDADAYSLAFQKRFHLRTMSPCYNSIKQRLGNELFINFVKRN
- a CDS encoding RNA-binding S4 domain-containing protein, whose product is MRIDKYLWCTRYYKTRSIATEACKKGHVKLDGSNVKPSKEVFNGEKLTIRKNQVNYEMIVLDLPKNRVGAKLVDLYRKDVTPKEAFENQELLKYSKDYYRKKGTGRPTKKDRRDIDNYNDEDFDF
- a CDS encoding S41 family peptidase, coding for MKKFFLLFLGLTFLVASCSDDDPVIDPGNGNGSNGVTLNDPVNDFIWRGLNSWYNWQEDSANLSDSKDDNQDDYYTFLNGYNDYRDLMYNLCYRHISVVGAANAVDRYSWFIDDYEEQNNAFQGIRTRFGFTANAVEIEGGFVVVSILLVEQNSPAELAGLKRGDIVNAINGTVMNTGNFNSVYGQLANETATLSLVSESEGVLTPTEDITMTKAVVSANPVHYYKIFNDIGGKKVGYLLYNQFSDSYNDELNAVFAEFKAAGIDELVLDLRFNSGGSGEATTYLGSMIYAQAGTGIMYETKFNSKHSQYDSEDRFQDVMQIRNTQLEVIGEEPVNRLNTLSRLYVLTTGSTASASELVINGLLPYMNSVKLIGLTTSGKNVGSLTLYDTPEIRDYLGEEYANPAHKYAMQPICIQVFNKDGQSDYIQGFEPDIEIDDSLNWNEILPFGDRNETLLKAALDDIEGISSKRELTKFQLNSKRIDVKSPEDNDDVMYFDHLFSLN
- a CDS encoding S41 family peptidase; the protein is MKRVLPLFLGMAMFIASCTDDDSVIDGGGNGDGQEVTLNEPINDFVWKAMNSWYNWQTDSQNLADTKDDITNDYHTFLNSYNDAEDFMYQLCYKHWSVVGDGNAVDRFSWFIEDYEVQEKAFQGITTSFGIRYQPVQVTNDGDVILYLEFVSPDSPAGTAGMKRGDLISGLNGTSINTSNYSSVMSSLSDNTVTFTIAEIEGNSLKELDSKTITRAVVADNPVHFYKVFEDVGGKKVGYLVYNGFRFSYNDELNEAFAFFKSEGINELVLDLRLNGGGSVETTTFLASMIYAEAGTDIFAELIFNSKHSGSNGAYNFSNTLNKYNAEGDSEGQESINRLSSINQLYVLASGGTASASEMIINGLKPFMPVKVIGTRTYGKNVGSITLYDSPGTDFRAKSTNQSHKNAMQPIVFQIYNKSGESDYTQGFAPDIEVKEWQYWDNILPFGDENEIILKTALDDIRGFAAKPETVKRHSDAKKLDFDDPDQKFEKEMYIHADFFAQP